A DNA window from Primulina tabacum isolate GXHZ01 chromosome 12, ASM2559414v2, whole genome shotgun sequence contains the following coding sequences:
- the LOC142520414 gene encoding uncharacterized protein LOC142520414, whose translation MTGELSPRKEKDVSIAYRQSRTLKVHKSCGALFEVIDGDKSFSVDLNACRCSCRYWHIYKLPCKHACSCIESKSMSVYQFCDGYFKINMYRQAYKGIINPIPTYDMSEGYLNDGPTIYAPTTRSQPRRRRTKRIPSQVEQRVGDVMGEGIIDELAKNQCHNWFD comes from the coding sequence ATGACCGGAGAACTAAGTCCAAGAAAGGAGAAGGATGTGTCAATTGCATACAGACAATCTCGAACCTTAAAGGTGCACAAGTCATGTGGAGCTCTGTTTGAGGTCATAGATGGGGACAAAAGTTTTTCGGTGGATTTGAATGCATGTCGTTGTTCATGTCGATATTGGCATATCTATAAGCTACCATGCAAGCATGCTTGCTCATGCATAGAATCAAAGTCTATGTCGGTTTATCAATTCTGTGATGGATATTTTAAGATCAACATGTACCGCCAAGCTTATAAAGGAATTATAAATCCAATTCCAACATATGACATGAGTGAGGGATATCTGAATGATGGACCTACAATTTATGCTCCTACAACCCGTAGCCAGCCACGACGTAGAAGGACTAAACGGATACCTTCTCAAGTTGAACAACGTGTGGGAGATGTCATGGGCGAGGGCATAATAGACGAACTTGCAAAGAACCAGTGTCATaattggtttgattga
- the LOC142520555 gene encoding LOW QUALITY PROTEIN: putative late blight resistance protein homolog R1A-3 (The sequence of the model RefSeq protein was modified relative to this genomic sequence to represent the inferred CDS: inserted 1 base in 1 codon) — protein sequence MAAYASLLSLGHILDQLLQHPPRQTAVLDEAQIHSLLENLTFLRDFLEDFSLISGDGIQALEAKIIISAYAAEDIIESRVVDQILEDSEAGSERSCSTLFCQDLQKVTEEFSSMKKDVMKIKETEGIKIMEQPRKATTAGSFLRGAASDSKNTMVGFHEDLNQIMETLTGDELNLQILPIVGMGGIGKTTFAKNVLKNPLIVNHFDLHAWVTISQQYSVHKILLGLLKEIGGEEITQEHDDELGLSLHKSLFYRRYFIVMDDMWSIKVWDGIKRFFPDNNNSSRVMVTTRLSNVADNFCSCTPRQLHLLDEDQSWALFCDKVFGKESCCPPELEEVGKTIVRNCRGLPLAIVAISGLLTKSSQTVEYWEHVANDTHEALNKGGDMLCFEVLSLSYKHLSVHLKPCFLYMAIFPEDFEIRVSRLVKLWVAEGILKPMSSRSLEEIAEDNLKDLIDRNLIQVHGYGSRNKIKTCTIHDLLRDLCLREAQKEKFLCVIHSLNGPPRSINNMRRLIIQRNSDEEVFQQQVFDAMNLASPTRSLICWELESTSIKLPVCFRLLRVLNMDDFYSCEEILQLVNLRYIYFDASLNQNLLNPLESLSLLWNLQTIIIAGPLIGSVTPTNLPAEIWEMPQLRHLKMERGDFYLPDPPSTNSKNGRRDILVMKNLQTLYKIRNFRFTDEDVHRMPNLKKLGITYRQFTSGFGDYYEVSNLVHLCNLESLLFNGYKDVLRNLCFPQSLKKLTLENCRVPWEDLTVVGSLPHLEVLNLIGHAVRGREWNPVEGEFLELKXWIADSSHFPRLENLKLKFLGFLQEIPYGIGEIETLKSISLTYCSDSANSSAKKIQEEQQDLGNYDLQLHVRGYSHIGSSAMQAANSLLDLGKSLWESFSWS from the exons ATGGCAGCTTATGCATCTCTTCTTTCTCTCGGACATATTCTTGACCAGTTATTGCAACACCCACCGCGCCAAACGGCTGTTCTTGACGAAGCCCAGATCCATTCTTTGCTCGAAAATCTCACTTTCCTGCGAGATTTTCTTGAAGATTTTTCGCTGATAAGTGGGGACGGGATTCAGGCATTGGAGGCAAAAATTATAATCTCAGCATATGCAGCAGAAGATATAATCGAAAGTCGTGTGGTGGATCAAATTCTTGAAGATTCTGAAGCTGGAAGTGAAAGGAGCTGCTCGACTTTGTTCTGTCAAGATTTGCAGAAAGTAACAGAAGAATTCAGTTCTATGAAGAAAGATGTGATGAAGATTAAGGAAACTGAAGGGATCAAAATCATGGAGCAGCCAAGAAAAGCTACGACTGCTGGATCTTTCCTACGAGGTGCTGCATCTGATAGCAAGAATACTATGGTGGGATTTCATGAAGATTTGAATCAAATAATGGAGACACTCACCGGGGACGAATTAAATCTCCAGATTCTCCCAATCGTCGGGATGGGTGGCATCGGCAAGACTACATTCGCTAAAAATGTTCTCAAAAATCCATTAATTGTGAACCACTTTGATCTTCATGCGTGGGTTACAATATCTCAACAGTATAGTGTGCACAAAATCCTTTTAGGCCTATTAAAAGAGATTGGAGGTGAAGAAATCACTCAAGAGCATGACGATGAATTAGGATTGAGTCTACATAAAAGTTTGTTTTATAGAAGATATTTCATTGTGATGGACGACATGTGGAGTATTAAGGTTTGGGATGGCATAAAGAGGTTCTTTCCGGATAATAACAATAGCAGTCGAGTGATGGTCACCACGAGATTATCAAATGTTGCTGATAATTTTTGCTCGTGTACCCCTCGTCAACTACATTTGTTAGACGAAGATCAAAGTTGGGCTTTGTTTTGTGACAAGGTGTTTGGAAAAGAAAGTTGTTGCCCTCCTGAGTTAGAGGAAGTAGGAAAGACAATTGTGAGAAATTGCAGGGGACTTCCTCTAGCCATTGTTGCTATTAGCGGACTTCTTACAAAGTCTAGTCAAACAGTTGAATATTGGGAGCATGTTGCTAATGATACACACGAGGCATTAAATAAAGGAGGTGATATGCTTTGTTTTGAGGTATTATCTTTAAGTTATAAGCACTTATCTGTTCACCTAAAACCATGTTTCCTTTATATGGCCATATTTCCAGAAGACTTTGAGATTCGCGTTTCAAGACTCGTTAAATTATGGGTTGCGGAGGGGATTCTTAAACCGATGAGTTCTAGAAGTTTGGAGGAAATTGCAGAGgataatttaaaagatttaatagATAGAAATCTGATTCAGGTTCATGGTTACGGGTCTAGAAACAAAATCAAAACTTGCACCATCCATGATCTCTTAAGAGACCTATGCCTCAGGGAAGCTCAAAAGGAGAAATTTCTTTGTGTGATCCATAGCCTCAACGGTCCTCCCAGAAGCATCAATAATATGCGTCGTCTTATTATTCAGCGAAACTCCGATGAAGAGGTGTTTCAACAACAGGTCTTTGATGCCATGAATTTAGCATCACCTACCCGTTCATTGATATGTTGGGAATTAGAATCCACATCTATAAAGCTGCCAGTTTGTTTTAGACTGCTAAGAGTACTCAACATGGATGATTTCTACTCGTGCGAAGAAATTCTACAACTTGTCAACTTGAGATACATTTATTTCGATGCCTCATTGAATCAAAATCTGTTGAATCCTTTAGAATCTCTATCCCTACTATGGAATCTGCAGACTATCATCATTGCTGGTCCTTTGATTGGCTCTGTGACGCCAACAAATCTTCCGGCTGAAATATGGGAAATGCCGCAACTCAGACATCTAAAAATGGAACGAGGAGACTTCTATTTGCCTGATCCTCCGAGCACCAATAGCAAAAATGGGAGGCGAGATATTCTTGTTATGAAAAACCTGCAAACACTCTATAAAATAAGGAATTTCAGGTTCACGGATGAGGATGTTCACAGAATGCCAAACTTGAAAAAACTGGGAATCACTTACCGGCAATTCACCAGTGGCTTTGGGGATTACTATGAAGTTTCCAATCTCGTCCATTTATGTAATCTCGAATCACTTTTGTTTAACGGTTACAAGGATGTGCTGCGAAATCTCTGCTTTCCACAATCGCTCAAGAAGTTGACTTTGGAAAACTGCCGAGTGCCTTGGGAAGATTTGACGGTGGTCGGCTCACTGCCTCATCTCGAAGTTCTCAATTTGATAGGTCATGCAGTCAGAGGGCGTGAATGGAATCCTGTGGAAGGAGagtttcttgaattga agtGGATAGCAGACAGCTCTCACTTCCCACGCCTTGAGAATCTTAAACTCAAGTTTCTTGGATTCCTGCAGGAAATCCCGTATGGAATTGGAGAAATAGAAACACTTAAATCAATTTCATTAACATACTGTAGTGATTCAGCCAATTCTTCTGCAAAAAAGATACAAGAGGAACAACAAGACCTCGGAAATTATGACCTTCAACTTCATGTTCGTGGATACAGCCACATTGGCAGTTCAGCCATGCAGGCCGCCAATAGTCTTTTGGATTTGGGAAAGAGTTTATGGGAATCTTTTAGTTGGTCTTAG